The Pyrus communis chromosome 12, drPyrComm1.1, whole genome shotgun sequence genomic sequence cacaaacaaaccaaaacaaggTTCTAAAGGCGAAAAGGATAACTTTCTTTGCTTTCACTACAAGAATAATACATATTTCGACAAAGTTATTCGTCATAATTTTTCCTATGGCAATGTCGGAGGGAGAGCCTTCCATATCTCCCTTAGAACGCACGAAACAGAGTCAAAACGACGACCAACATCAGCCCCTCCTGCTTGGTCAGCATAGCCTTACTCTGCCTCTCATTCGTCCATCCTTCCGTTTTGTTCTCCGTTTGCACCTCATGGCCCCGCCTTAACTACTCCTCCTCCTTccctccttttctctctctctacgccctcttctcctcctcagCCTTCGCCTCCTCTAATTCCATTCATTTCTATAGCTTTGACCCGATCTCCTCCGACTGGCATCCCCTCCCCCCAACCCCTCCCGACCCACCTCTCCACCTCGTCCTCCGCCACCCCTCTTTCATATCCCGCAACTTCCCCATCCAATCCGTCTCCGCATCCGGCAACCTAATCCTCCTCGCTGCCACCACCCACAACTTTCTCCCCACTCTCCCTCGCCCTTTGGTCTTCGACCTAGTTACCAGAAACTGGACCTTCGGTCCCCCACTCACCATGCCACGCCGTTGGTGTGTGGTAGGAGTGCTAAGTGACGTGGTCTACGTGGCGAGTGGGATCGGGTCCCACCTCTCTATGGATGTTGCACATTCAGTGGAGAAGTGGGACTTAATCAAAAGGGAAAAGTACCAAGTTAATTCAATTGGTTGGTGTAGATTTTCTAGCTTTGAGATTCAATGTATTTTCGTATATTCAAATGTACAAGTGACAAGGTATATATGAGAAAGGAGAGTGAGGAGATGTCCGAGTAGTTAGTTGTTGCAAGCAGCTAACtagaaggaagaaaagaaggcTGTTTATCACAGCCAACTAGGGCTCACCTACTTAACCCAATCAGTCATCTTCCTTAGATCAAGGAAAAGCTTTATCTACTTTACACTAATCAGTCACTTCCCTTAAATTAAGGAAAAGCTGATTTACAACAATATGGCCTTAAGCTTACCCTAGAGATACTACCCATGGTAGCTAACCCTAAACCCATTGGGACACACTTCATTCCTTCAACACTTCCCCTCAAGCTGGATGAAGGAGGTTAATTGAGCCAAGCTTGCCCAAAAAAAGATGAAATAGAGTTGATGCCAGAGCCTTGGTAAAGAGATCTGCCAGTTGATCATGGCTTTGTGTGAAGATGGTCCGTATGACTTAAGTTTGAACTTGAGCTTGAATAAAATGACAGTCCACTTCAATATGTTTGGTTCTTTCATGAAACATAGGGTTGGCAGCAATGTGCATGGCTACTTGATTATTGCACATAAAGGACATCGGGGACGGAGTAGGAAACCTTAAGTCTGAAAGGAGCCCTTTAAGCCAAATAAGTTCACAGGCAGTGGCTGCCATGGCTCGATATTCAACCTTTGCGCTGGAGCGAGCAATGACCTGTCGCTTCTTACTCTTCCAAGTGACAAGGTTTCTACCCATAAATGTACAATACCCTGTGGTAGATTTTCTATCAAGTGCAttccctgcccaatctgcatccgTGTAGCCACTAATGGTAACGGACTTATTGTTGCGCATAATGATTCCTTGCCCTATTGAACCCTTGAGATAGCGTAGGATTCTCTTAACAATGTGAAGGTGATCAACAGTGggagaatgcataaattgacttgcCAAGCTCACTGCATATGTTATATTTGGGCGTGTGATAGTGAGATAAATAAGTTTCCCTACCAACCGTTAATAATAACTCACATCATGCATGGCTTCTCCCTCTATGTTGAGTCTCAGTTTACAATCCACGAGAGTGATGGCAAGTTTGCAGTCAAGCATGTTTGCTTCCTGAAGAAGATCCAGTAAATATTTGCATTGATGTAGAAGCAGCCCCTTTGAAGAAGTTGCCATTTCAATGCCCAAAAAATACTTGAGCCGCCCTAGATCTTTGATAGCAAATGTTTGATGTAGAGAACGTTTCAGTGCCTCAATTTCAACAGCACTATCCCCTGTGATGATGAGATCATCCACGTAGATGAGAACCATCAACTTCCCATTGGTACCAGTTTTTACAAACAGTGAGGAATCATCATTACTTTGAACAAATCTAGCTTTCTCTAGTACTGAACTAagcttggcataccaagctttcgaggattgtttcaatccatatatTGCCTTGTGCAATTTACACACGACATTGCCTTTAAGGCCAATATAGCTTGGAGGAGGCTGCATATACATTTCTTCTTGTAACTCTCCGTGAAGAaatgcattcttcacatccatttgatagAGGGACCACCCACAATTAATAGCCACTGAGAGTAAAACTCTCACTGATTTCATCTTGGCCACATGTGCAAATGTTTCTTTATAACCCCAAAAGTTTAGGTGAAGCCTCGAGCTACAAGTCTAGCCTTGTGTCTCTCGATAGAACCATCAGACTTAAATTTTATCTTGTAAATCCAATGACTTCTAACAACCCTTTTTCCTGGTGGCAGTTGAACTAAGCTCTAGATGTTGTTTTCTTCCAATGCATGAAGCTCATCCATCATGGCTTGATTCCATTGTGGGAGGAGTGATGCTTCTTGGAAACTCCTAGGTTCACAGTGTTTATCAATTTGACTAAGAAATGTAGCTTGAGATGCAGAGAAATCACGAAAACTGATGTGATTGACGTTGTGGGATGGAGAGGAAAGCTTTGCATGGTCAATGTTAAGAGACACGCTGCAAAAGAGGGAGTTGTCTATGATGTGGAGAAGGACACGTGGCAAGACATGTTGGAAGGGATGATTATTGGGTGGAGAGGACCGGTGGTAGCCATGGATGAGGACGTGATGTACGTGGTGGACGAAGCCAATGGTGCCTTGAGAAGATACGATCCCAACAAGGATGTGTGGGAAGAGATTTTCGAGTCCGAGAGGCTGAGAGGAGTTGATCAGATTGCTGTTAGAGGTGGATGTGTTTGCGTTGTTTGTGGTGGTGAGATATTTGTGGTGGACGTGTCGGCAGTGACGTTGAGGCTTTGGGCTGTGGAAACGCCTTCGGGGCTCATATCTTTCTAAGAATGAGTAATGTGgattgattatttatttacttatttttacaATAAACGTAGTTTTTACCACATATATTTGTAACATTTTCTAATAAAGATGAAATCCACACGTGTTGGTGGACTCTACATCTATCAGAGAGATGAAATAAGTGTAATGTTGCACTTACTACATATTTGTACTAGGGACACTTTAGATGCGGTTCCTAACTCCTAATGttctttgactaaaaccttgatggtttttagtttttgatcaaagtccctgacattaatgtaataatgtatttctacgtaggttattatatttttaaattaagaataaaatttatagttatttatattaatgagattttaaataaaacccatattttatgggattaaaaatattaaagatgaattatactctccaatatattgtgtgtgtgtgtgtgtgtgtgtgtgtacatgggtacgttcatcaaaactaagcaaaaaattattgtaccaaagcatgggtccatttttcaaaagcacaatctatatatatatatatatatatatatatatatatatatatatatatatattaaccttaataacattattaaatttcttttattaaacttgacatggatacattttcaaatccaatggtGTAGCTAGAAATTATTCGATAAGTGGGCtaggctaaaattattattatgaaatcaaaattttaatcatatattgcctacataaagttatataatagtaaaaactTGAATGTAGTAATTTGAAGCAAGAATTTTATGCTAGGTTTTCAGGTTTCTAGCCTTCAAAGCTttcaagtgaataaaataaggaacCATTTGTGGTAtgaaagttttaatttattactattgaatataatattggttaatgtcacatccccggctcgactccaccgtagcacgatattgttcgctttaggccccgaccacgccctcaggccatctccaaccgatggttggccagagggctcgttttagccctctggccctccaggattctccaagatattaacattttaatgaacagtacaatgtcatatttgcctctgtctccaaccgagggccatagggccaaacataattaattatttaaatttaaaaacaacaacttaaatttaaaaactacaacttatatttaaaaactccaactaaaatttaaaaacgacaaatgaaattttaaaactacaaattaaattcgaaaacaacattaacttaaatttaaaaactacaacaacttaaatttaatatccataatcaacatcatcttcgtCATCCGCCATCGTAGAAGTATAGTCAAAGGTAAACAACTGCCGTTGGAtcataatttcttctttttttttcctatcaaaataggccttactcattggagtgtaattcgaagtgttcccttccatattcttatcatccatctcttcttgtatttgtttggcccgttcttcatgcctacaCTTCCTTTCTTCCGCCTCAAGGGCATTTTGCTCCTCCAATAATTGCAATGAGGCCGCCACTTCATGTTGAGCAGCATAATCATAATTtgccttgcccttttccttcaaccttcgtgccttgtttcgtcccatagccctaggtatggaaccttcacccgaaATGGATTTTCTACctttgtttgttgaatggttggagatccatcttcatccatatctgcAGCTGAGGATGTAGTTCCGAACACCAGCATAGGAGCTCTCTatggtggatcttcaaataacaaccactctttacaaatttcccaacaactgtgAAATTGAAAGGGTTTCGAGCTGCTCTCCATATACCATTCCTCCgcttggcgtacctagaaaaaaattaaaggaaattaatttatgaaattaaatgtaatataattaaatatttaaaataaattgtgaaaacacttactttgTCATAGTAATTAGCGCCACTTTCATTTCTACTTGCGGCTGCTAacaatgcttgatgccatttgttcaaacttggctgaagatgtttcttccatcttgaagaacaactctcgtggttttaAATATTCACTGGAGTGGTGCCTTCatagaactctaagtattttttggacacacgagtccaaacatcgtcatttgtttgacaattccccctcacactatcttccaacacccatctataagccttgcaaagagcttcatcttcttttcgggtccaagccctacctttcattaCAGACGAggccatttcaaaattattaaaaaaattgaaggatagatttttgaaagaggaaggaaaatatgagaattgaaatgttgtaggaatggtgaaaattttgtgaggaatggtttaggtatttataggaaaaaaaatagaattttttttttcaaaaaaaaaaaaaggcccaaaaaacctaaaaaaaaaaaattgaatccaatAGTAACTGGCGCTAACTAGCTGAcgttagctagccgttggattcaaaattatttttagctttaatataaatgtattcctgtcggttataaccaacaggaaaactaatttttttggccagccctccagccctcTTCGATTTcgtggggccctctcagattccacagccctctggcctagctctcggttggagacggttttcgggctattttcggccctttCTCCctttggacccttcggttggagatgacctcatggttttgtttctgggaactcacatgagaacttcccaataggtcacccatcatgggattgctctcgtgcgaactcgcttaacttcggagttccgatggaacccgaagccagtgagctcccaaaaggcctcgtgctaggtagagatgagaatatacatataaagcttacaagatccactcccatgggtagagatgagaatatatatataaggcttacaggatccactcccctgggcgatgtgggatgttacagttaAAGTGATGAGTTTATTTAATATCTATTAACTCTTATTATTCTTAAAAATAGccttattaataaaaaaaaattcatttgttaagtggaatatgacaattaaaaatcataaactaacccaaaaattaatatttttaagcttGAAGAATCAAACTCTCCCTATGCTATAGCCTTGGGGAGCCTTGTACTTGGCTCTGCCCTTTGCTCAAATCAATGAAATAGAATGtatccatataagtttaaaaaatggattagagaaaagattgaatgaaattttatataaaaaatgggtacattttaaattgaaaaagggtacattttaaattaaaaaagggtacatttttaACAAATTGGTAAATTTAAGAATGaatacatataagattaaaaaattgaaattttttataaaaatttattggGTACAAACTTagtctaattttatttttttatttgggaaatgtttgaattgaaaattaatttaggGGTTTAATAAaagtgtgagtattaaaactctaaatcaattactaaatctttttttataaaaattatgtaacttacgtgtaattcattaatatattaatgtagggattttaattaaaatctaaaaactaataaggtcTTAGCCAATGAACATTAGAAACTAGGGACCAGAAACTAATTTTTCCTTTGTACTGTCATTgaatcatctctctaatagagttAGGGTCCGTCAACATATGTAAGTCATGTCTCTATTAGATATGGTACAAATATGTGGTAAGATTAACATTTTTGtacaaataataatacaaatagaTGCTaagtttatcatttttttttaacttttttttttgttgttttatttatttaattgtgatAATAGAGTGGTCAGGTTATTTTGTGAGAAAAATATCCTTTGGAGGAAAAGGAGAGACATAtatcaattgaattattcaattaattactgAAAGTTAGAATTTGTCTACTTTTGAAAAAACAAGGTTGGAAATTGGAATGAAAAATACTAAGAAGATTTTCTCAAAATGAgattatctatatatattttttgtcatCTACAGTTTAACATTAATATCTGtgctaatattataatattgtaTAAAAAACATGGAGAAATTCTACGAAAAAGCTCACTTTAAGAAAGTCGTATTAGCATTCCTCAATTGGAATAGCACtagatacatttttttttctatcactTCATGCttttaacataatatttataatattaactTAGATATTAACGTGAAACTGTGAATGACAAAAAATCTCACCTTAAGATAGTTTCATTATCACTCAATTGGAATAGCACTGAGGTTTCATTATCACTCCTCAATTGGAATAGCACTGGATACAATTTTTGGCCCTTACAATTTGATAATGTTCATGTGTGAGATGTTCAGATATGTTTAGATATCAATGCAACTATAGCCAGCTATGCTTTTCAGAATAATAGAGAAATGTAAAATTCAACAGATTTGGATGGATTGTAATTCAACAGAGTTGAAGAGTTTTTTTAGCGTATCCAAAACACAGAATGTTATATTACGTGTTAAATTTCTCTTCATTTATAGCATAACAATTAATGTACCGACTCGTATTTGAGTCACATGAAGAAATCTGTCAATATAGTGCCATTATTTAAAAAAGTTGCTTTCTTTGAATGATGACTGGATTCCAGTACTACATTATACTTTGGCAAAGTCATGAACAATTTGATAATATAACAAGAACATGGTTGAAAATTTTAGTGTTTGAGCAACAACGGAAGCCTTTTATCACTCCAATTGATCAAGAAACGATCAAGAAAAGCTCGTTTGGTAGGGTGGATGGGATATACTATGAATCATTAAAATGGATTCAAGTCCCATGTCATTGTTTAATGCTATTAAATAGCATCATGGACTGGATTTTCATTTTGGATTCAAGTCCAGAATAGCACGGGTTTTATAAACTGTCGGTTAACATAAGTTATCAGTCCAACACACAGCAGTAGAGCCAAGTACAAGGTTGTGGTGGACTTTAGCATAAGGAGagttttagttctttaagcttaGAAATACTAATCATTCTATTTTATGCTTTTTAATGGTCATAGCCTATCTAGCAAATGAAAAGTCTGAATCTTAGAGCTGCTTTTATGGAATATAAGACTTAACGAACGTTGAATAAACTCATCAATTTAACTAATACTAAAATTTTATAGTATTAAATTAAAACTTTCATACCACACACGGTTCTTAGAAAATAAAGGATGTTTATATTAttcattttgaagttttggaGTCTAGAAAACATGCTTATTTTCTTACTTCAAATTATTACTTTCAGACCTTGTTAACAACAAAAGATAGGTCTTCTTTCTGTCCAAGTCAAGAACTAAGGAGCACTCACAGTTTATCTATATTGTGTTGGGCTTTCAAGTGAAGGACCCTCATGACTTAATTTGGAGGAGTAATGGATGTTGTTAGCAAATTCATGTAGGATTTGGCGACAGAATTGGAACAATTCTCCTGTCCTTTTATTTTCAGGTGATCATTTAACTAATGGGATGGAGATGCTCAGAAGTGTGAAGAGGCCCCCGTTGCGGTGCTGTTGGGCCGATGTCCTtcagaaatttaatttttagtgtGCCAGAAATGTAACTTAATTTATCAAATGTCATAATAAAATTggttagaaatttttttgtttaaatttttaacaaTTGAAATTATTATATTTGATGTATCAAACTATGTGTCTTATACATAAAAAAACCTCTCTAACAAAAGGCCGACGAATCTGTTCATGTGTAAAATAAATGCGGTCCAAGACCAAGAGTATAGGACGTGTGCGTTGTGGTGTAGTGGGAGAGCAACAAATAATCATGGTAAATTCAAAAGTGAAAAGGGAGGAAGGGGAGCAATAAGTATGAAGAGGATTTTTAATGTTCTCGGAAAACGGAATGGTACGCATATGTAATTGTATAAGAAGAGAAAGGTTTTTTTTGAAGTGTCCTCccacttatataatgacatatagAGTATGTGCTCGTTTTTTGGGCacactaaaaaataattatgagttGTATTTGAGAAGACTTAagcgattttcaatttcaatgaccaaaCTGAAAAGTCccaatttcaaagaccatttgTTGATAAAACTATAATAAACTTCATGGAGTTGGTTTAGTAGAAAGCAAGCAAATGTTTGGAATACTCAATTTGACTTCAAACTCCCACATAGGCATATTGGAGGGCCTGGACTCTGGTTTGACTTAGCATACCGCTTGACTCGATGTTTGCATAGAGAGGATAATTAGTTTACATTAATGAGTCATGAAATACCATTAAAAACAGAAACATTTTCTTGAAGATGTACATATTGGATTACTATAACAATTTGACGTTACAGATTAGGAGGAAGGAGCTAAGTTCTTGATTAGTTTTTAGTTGGGCACTATCATGCTTTATGTATTGTCTACATTCTTCATGGGTATTCTTAAGGAATGTGATTGCACACTTTTTTTTAGCTTTTCTcacatttctctttattttctgTCGTCAAATTGAATAAAGCGCATGAAAACGAACATAATTAAACATAAATGTGCGAGAGTTAAACAAAAGTGTATCATTTTCCTATTCCTAATACCATGGCTGAAGTAAGATATGAAACCAAGGCAAGAGGTTCGGTGGATGAAGTGCGGCGTCCAATTCAGGTTGAAGCGTCTAGCCCTATCTGTTGAGACAGCGACCACCTTTTCGCGCAAGCAAGGTGAACTGTGATGGAGCTTGGCGAAAGGCGACTAGGAAAGGTGGCTTTGGATGGGTGTCAAGGGACTTTGCAGGCATCTTTAAGGGGGCTGGTGCCCTTGGTAACTTCCCCTGCGAATCAAGTATAACTGCGGAGGCTGAAGCGATAAGGGCGGCTCATTTGGTTTGCGTAGAGAAAGGCTTTTTAGAGGTTCAGGTGGAATCAGATTCTAAATGTCCTGTGGGCATGATCAATGGTTCAAAATTCAACATGACGCTTTGCTTGAAGGTTTTGTTATTTGACATTCAGTGTTTGCAAATGCAATTGAGGTCAATAGAAATTTTTTTGCTCCACGTGTTTGTAACAAGGCAACACATTTAGTGACCTCTTTTGTTTCGAGGGAGGGATACTTTAGCCCATGATGTAATCGTTTGTTCAAACCTAATAAAATTTCTATCGTTTATTTAGACCAATTGAATCAGACGCAAACTAGAACCATCCACAAAATGAACCGAAAATATTTTTGCTCGACCACCTCAATAATTACCATTGGATGAGTTCAATTTAATCCATTTACCATACAAATCTCGATATTTAAACTCATCCAACAATAATATACAAGGCAGTGTGCAATGAGCATCATTGCCCCATTGAGGTGAGCAAACATACACTCAAATGAACCTGCACTCATGGCAGCCTCATTGATGAAGTCATATCCAGGTCTATAGACCAGAAGAACTAAATCTGACTTCCTCGTCCACAAAGTTAAACAAACATACGCGCATCATAgtttcaaagaaagaagaaaggtaCAAGTTGGCATCATTATTATTATCATACAACAGTATTGTTTAAGGTACCAATCATACAATACAATCGAACATCTCGGATACAAAACATAAGGAACCAAACATACATAAAATGGTGACACAGAAGCCATGAGATTGTTCTATGAGCAGCACCGGCATATACAGATAATATATATAAGCAAACCAATCCCCAACCTGAATGCGACAAGTCCAAACGATCACTAGCTTCCAGAGCTACCGGAGCACTCCCCTGACGAACATCATAGTACCCACAGTAAGTTCGAAGACACAAACTTTTATAAGAACCATCATAACAAAGCACCTGAACATCCTTCACGCAAGACAgcagcaaccaaacaaacacACGATGGTGACACAGAGGCATACTGCATCTTATTTATCTGTGCGCGCTATATATTTATATAGATATAACAAGACCAATCCCCGAACCAACTGTGACAATACCGCAGCAACACTTAGCTTTCAGAGCTGCACGAGCTCTCCCCTGACGATGCACTTTCTAGCTGAAGACGCTTCATCTCCTCATAAGCCCACTCAAGACCAGGGCAGTAATGGAGTGgagggttaaacctacaatcaTACATGTCATCTGGCAAGAATGCTCCATTTTCTACCAGAAATTTCACTGCTTCCCTCCTCCTCTCTTTGGCTGCACTGTGAAGCGGAGTCCCTGTTTCAACAAATAAAGGAAGCAGAACACATCAGGGAATATCTTAactatttatatttcttcatctactcaactaaaacataaaaactttaaaatatataaaatcaagaggaaaagaaagggaGAGTGATGCTGTAAAACGCTACTTACAGCCACAAGCACCCTTAGTTCTGGCATCAATGTTAGCTCCACGCTCAAGTAATTCATCCATAACATCTAAATGGCCACCCTCAGCAGCTAGGTGGAGAGGGGTAACCCCTTTTGATTTGCGACCCCAAGCAGCAGCATTCACATCCATTCCCTCGTCAAGAAGCCGCCTCACcttccaaaagaaagaaaatacagaaaaatttcaaatgactagtgactaatttttttaaagaaacaaaatagtTGGGGCACAACATGTAACAAAAAGTACAAGAAAACGCAAAGCTTGTATTtgatattaatttaaaaatagacAGTACTTTTTGACCAGGGtgctaatttttaatttcatttcctTGTAGCCACTTAAAGTTACCATTGAGTCATATCTTTTGTCAACAAAGTCAAAAGAGACCTGTACTTTCTCTCCTAAGTAATCGTGCTTAGAAggtttttcagaaaaataaCCCAATAACACAAAACAAGTAGCTTTTGTACTCGTTATATAAGTAAAAGCCAAAACAATATATAAAAACACTGTAAGACGATGAAAGGTTGAACAAAGAGGTGATGCACTTTACAGGGACTAGGGAGTAACATTGAATACACAAGTCTCTAACAagttattttatcaatttcatgATTTAGAGTAGCAATCTGAAAGTCAATTTACAGTTCCATTAATTTCATAAACTGGAAGTCAATTTAAAGTAGAAATCTAGAACTCTAAGACAATTTAGAGTCGTTATCTAAAGACAATTATGCAATTTATactcaaaattcaaatccagAAACTCATTTGAAATACCCTAAAGGACCCTTCACAAATAAATTACAAGTACTCAGTCTAAAAACAGAACACGTTCACGCTCCAGCTATCATAGCACACACAAATCTTTAATTAGTAATAACATACAAGTAATGCAGCTAAGGTCCATGTCCAATTAGATTTGCAAAGCATGTAAAAATCCTTGACTGTCACAAATTTTCTGAGACCTAATTTATCATCCAGACAAATAATTTAGAACAGAAAAGAATTATGCGACACCGGACTTTATCATCCCTATTGTATAGAAGATTAGTTTTGGCAGGTTCTGTTCAATAACGCATTAAACTCGATTTGCAGGGCTAATGAAAGTTTCGAGTTTTAACCAGATTTTACACCATCCAAACCTAATCGATTTCACCGGATGCTATTCTATCTTTATAACCAAGCATTTGGCAACATTCTCAACAACTACAACATGAATAATACAATGAGACCAAGAATTTACCTGTCCAAGATCACCCTTTCGACAACCAATGTGCAGCATAGTCCATCCTCTATCATCCATATCCACACCGGACCTAAACGACCGCCGCCGCGACAAGCTCCGCCTGAGCGTACCCATTACCTCCACCTCTAGGGGCAAGGTTTCAATTTCTTCCACAACCCAAAAACGCACGATTTGATACCAACAAAGAAAAACCAAGCCCACTTTTACGCAACTACAACAACAACTCTCACCCCAGAATTCAAATCCCAGAACCCAAGATTTACATGAATTGTAGGAAAGATGACAGCGGAAAagagtaggaaaaaaaaaacaaaagtaccGGAAGAACAATATTTAGGAAGAAAAGggcgagagaaagagaaagagagacttAGCGAGAATGATTGGCCATGCAGTAGTTTGGAGCCAAAGGATTCAAGCCGGGACCGAGGACGCGAAGATTCTCAATCTCAAAGGTGACGACGACGGAGACGACGGAAGCCGATGAGATTATATTCATTGTTGATGTAACACGACGACACTTTGTGATGGTTTTGGGGGCAAAGAGAGAGGATCCTCTATTTTGTGGGATTCCCAATTGGTTTTGT encodes the following:
- the LOC137710722 gene encoding phytochrome-interacting ankyrin-repeat protein 2-like, which encodes MGTLRRSLSRRRSFRSGVDMDDRGWTMLHIGCRKGDLGQVRRLLDEGMDVNAAAWGRKSKGVTPLHLAAEGGHLDVMDELLERGANIDARTKGACGWTPLHSAAKERRREAVKFLVENGAFLPDDMYDCRFNPPLHYCPGLEWAYEEMKRLQLESASSGESSCSSES